Genomic window (Eremothecium sinecaudum strain ATCC 58844 chromosome VI, complete sequence):
AAGTGCAAATTCTGCATGGTAGTGTGAATTGCATCGAGGTGGGAATCTTGCTCAAGAAGGATCTGCTCCTGGAGGGCGTTGCTCTGGTCGATTGAGGCTGAGTCGCGAACCTCGTGCTCAAGGGGCGGTGAAGAGGCACAGGTTTGCTTCATCGCAGCGAGCTGGGCCTTGAGGTCTTGTATTTGCTGTTCACGTTTTGCCAACTCGGCCTTGGATGCCAGAGGATCCTGGCTAAAGACGGTGATGCTGTCTTTTAGGTCGCCTATCGTTTCCTCTATTTCAGCGATGATCTCAGTCAAATCGGACGATTGTAAACGAGAGCCGGCATCAATGTAACTTCTTAAGTGTAAAAGCTGATCCTGTGCATCTTTCAGGACTTGGTAAAAAGGGTCTGTTGGCATTGTATGTTTTTCAACGTTTGTTTAGTAGCACAGGGGGGATGCCAGCGGTTGTTTATTTTGGGGTTTTAAAAAAAGCCAATTTTAAAGGAGATGAACACCAGGTCGGAACAAACGTAAGATGGAGTCTGAAGGTACGCAGGCCCAGAGTGGCTCTCTTGCATCTAATTTGCAACAAGAGGGCACTCAGGTGGTGAATACCGATAGTGTTAATATCGTTGAAACCGTAGGTGGCACCACTACTCGAAAGTATCTCAACGAGCATATCACAGAGGCTCTACTGCGAGGAATGCGTCGGGTAGCGCTAGAGAAGCCTGAAAATCCGCTTCGGTTTCTTGGAGAGTTCCTTATTGCAGAGAGCGATAGACGTTAGATTATACCAGttatgtatatatataggtattattattatggTATTAACAAACTTTGTCAAAACTTTTCTTCCTCCACAGAATCTGTGTTCTGCAGCTCTATAATGTTCAGACCATGACCGCAAACGACACACATCAGACCAATTCTCCATCCACGCCACAACTCTCCAAGCCTGCTATAATCTCTTAACGTAATAAATACGTTTTGGTAGGTGCGAGGCTTTATTATTAGGTCCTCTGGGGCCACGAAAAATGGTGAAGATTTGTCCAATAAGAAGTCAACCTGGCAACGCCTTAACAGCGCCTCAACAGGGAGTTTGAGGAAAAGCTGTGCACAACTTGAGAAAAATTCCAAGATTTGGAATGTAATACGGGTACTGTAACGATCTATTTGGCAATAGTGGTGTAAGCCGATATGAGTTAGTTCCTGGAAAACTTTACCAACCAAGGAATGCGCCACATTTAAAACAAGCAACTCGCCTGGAAGCTTGCCTATGTAGTCTCTCCAGGACCACTTTCTAAACAGGCGACGCAACGATCTTTCCTGGTCATCACCAACTCTGGTTATAGTTAGTCTAGTTTTAATTAAGTCGAGAGGAAGTAGCACTAGGCCGGTAACGATGCATGCTGATAAGGTTAATGCGACGGATTTCTGGACATCTGGTGAGTGTATTATCTCAATAAAGTGCGGATCTGGAACCTGTAAAATTGGTGCAAAGAACCCTGTAAACCATGAGTTCATTGATTCCCATAGAAAATCGTAAATGAATGACGTATTATTAGCCCTCCAAACGCCCTTAGTTCCCTCCATATCCATAACTCCATTTAAAACATCCATAGTATGCAGACTTGCTGGATGAACAAGAGCACTTACATTATCAGGACCACCAGCTGATGGCGATGTTCGTTGTGGGCTATTGTCCCGGTTTGTACGGGAATGTGGATCAACACTTGGAAAATAATCAACCTCCTCATCTGTTTCATCCTCATTTCTCAGCTCTTCTAAAGAAACGTTGGATGTTTCAGTATTTCTCCTTCTGCGGCTGCTCTTGATTTTCGGAACATCATCGAATTCGCCCACTTGCAACAACATCCTGGCAGTATCAAAGGGTAGCTGAATTAAATGTTGAAAGTATCTTTTTAATAACTCTTGGAATAGACGCTGACACACAGACTTCCATATTTTATAGTTTAGAATGTCTGGAAGCTCAAAATTTTCTAGTGATTTAACAACCTTGCTCCCATCAGTATAATCACCCCTACTTCCCGCTAGCCGTGATTTAAGCCCTGTAGTCAATTCGCTCAGTTTAACAGAGCCACTACTCACAGCGGCACCGAACTTCTTGTTTCCTTGTTGCACAATGCTTAGCTTGGAAGCCATGTTGAACCCATGAGGGTCAACCACTCCACTGCCAGGCTTAAACACAGCAGAATAGCCAACATTAAATGTTTCTGGGTCGTAATAAGGCCTGGGCTGTAGATGGTTAATAGTATCCTCCATCACCTTTCCCCTTTACGTGTGCTTTAGTTTGTTGTCATGTTAGAGTATTCCGCTACCTAGGGTTCTTTTCAACAATCCCTTTTACATTACAGCGTTTAAGGTATCATAAATTCGATCATTTCAAACGTAATTacacacacacacacacacacacacacacaTATGCCTATTTGTTAACATAAACACTATTCCAGAGTCTGAATCAATCAAATGTGGTATTCTCACTATCTGAGTTATTTGTTGCTGCCGCAGAAATTGGTGTAAGAAGATAGGGCTTGCCGCTACTCGTTATTGTCGGCACACTAGATAGAGAAACCACTCTCCTATTTACATCTGCAGAACCATATTTGGACCTTAACATACTGGTAACACGAGTAATCCTAGATATAGGTTGACCTGATGTATCAGGAATGGTAGCATTTTCAGAGCACGTCACCACAGCGTCCTGTAAACACTTATACCGAAGCAGCAAAGTATCATTGATCTGCGTTTCCAAGACACGGTATCGCTCCTCCAACTCTTCCAACTCCAATGTTCTTCCACGTAGTAGATCCTGCGTTGAATCATGGGCGTTCTGGAGCTCAGCATATTCCATTTTCTTCTTATATACTGCGTCATTAAGCTCATCCAAGTCCCCATGCAGCTTCTTATACGCTTTAAGCTCCTGCTGAGCTAGAGCTAATGCCTTTTCACTTTCATAGTACTTCTCTTGTAACTTAGATGACCGTTGATCATCCTGCATTATATCTTCACGCAAAGTCTCAACCAATCGTGACAGTTTACCGTCAAGTAACTGTGAAAGTCTTTCCTGCTCTTGTACGGCTGTTAATCTTAACGTCTCCTGCTGCTTGGTTAACCCTTCCATTACACCCTGTAGTTTTCGAACATCATTAGTTGATAATAACAAATCTTGTAAGTGGCGGTTATTATTGGAGCTTCTTGCTACAAGAGACTCCAACTCTAACTGTGTCTGTCTTACCTGCTCATCTACCAGTTGTATATCTTCTTTTACGGATTTATTAACATCAAATAACCTTCTTAATTCattaattatattattGATATCATCATCTGAGATATTTTTCTCATATTCACAAGTTAGCCCCTTAGCCGCCCTTGTATCTTGCAAAACCTCCCTCTTCGAATTTAAATCGTTTTGCTTTATTCTAAGTGACATATTATTGTTTAAAAAATATGTTCCAGATAAACTTCGTAACTATAACCAATTACCTGTTACGCATCCGCTCTATTGCTTAAGAAGTGTTAGAGACCTTACCTTGTATATTGTAGATTACGCTGTTTTTATTAGGAATGTTTTTTACTCGTGAATGGTGAATAGCCAATTATGGAATTTCGCGTAACGGCTCACGTGCTGGTCACGTTCTTGGTTCGTGATTAGTAGTGTGACTGGTTTCTACACCCATACATTAGTTGTGGGTTACATCCGTACATTTTTGTCTTTCGTCATAAGAAAGGCTGGTACATCGTGAGATAAACCGTTAGTTGGCAATTAAGTTAGATATAGTAATACCTAAAGCTTCTAGAGTATTGATACTGTGGTTCGATGCTTTGCTGGCAAACACTGGCTTTTGTATTGCCAGTGTCTCTAGGCGGGGCGGCTCGAGGCTACCGGTAAACTTTCCGCCTAGCGTGGACCGAGCTCTCTCTGTAGACGAAAAGCTAGACAGAGCTGCCTTTCGGGACTTCCGCCCGGGCTCAGCCTAATTCTCACAGAGAACGCCGTGCGGTACGACAGCATACGGTTTGCAGCCTAGTGGAGTTTTACTT
Coding sequences:
- the TLG1 gene encoding Tlg1p (Syntenic homolog of Ashbya gossypii AFR375W; Syntenic homolog of Saccharomyces cerevisiae YDR468C (TLG1)) — translated: MPTDPFYQVLKDAQDQLLHLRSYIDAGSRLQSSDLTEIIAEIEETIGDLKDSITVFSQDPLASKAELAKREQQIQDLKAQLAAMKQTCASSPPLEHEVRDSASIDQSNALQEQILLEQDSHLDAIHTTMQNLHLQATTMGQEFEDQSFILQDLEGGLDSVRSKISRGTQRLQSIYERNSNSYNDCCITVLIALLVILLVLAFIA
- the SDC1 gene encoding Sdc1p (Syntenic homolog of Ashbya gossypii AFR374C; Syntenic homolog of Saccharomyces cerevisiae YDR469W (SDC1)) yields the protein MESEGTQAQSGSLASNLQQEGTQVVNTDSVNIVETVGGTTTRKYLNEHITEALLRGMRRVALEKPENPLRFLGEFLIAESDRR
- the UGO1 gene encoding mitofusin complex protein UGO1 (Syntenic homolog of Ashbya gossypii AFR373W; Syntenic homolog of Saccharomyces cerevisiae YDR470C (UGO1)); protein product: MEDTINHLQPRPYYDPETFNVGYSAVFKPGSGVVDPHGFNMASKLSIVQQGNKKFGAAVSSGSVKLSELTTGLKSRLAGSRGDYTDGSKVVKSLENFELPDILNYKIWKSVCQRLFQELLKRYFQHLIQLPFDTARMLLQVGEFDDVPKIKSSRRRRNTETSNVSLEELRNEDETDEEVDYFPSVDPHSRTNRDNSPQRTSPSAGGPDNVSALVHPASLHTMDVLNGVMDMEGTKGVWRANNTSFIYDFLWESMNSWFTGFFAPILQVPDPHFIEIIHSPDVQKSVALTLSACIVTGLVLLPLDLIKTRLTITRVGDDQERSLRRLFRKWSWRDYIGKLPGELLVLNVAHSLVGKVFQELTHIGLHHYCQIDRYSTRITFQILEFFSSCAQLFLKLPVEALLRRCQVDFLLDKSSPFFVAPEDLIIKPRTYQNVFITLRDYSRLGELWRGWRIGLMCVVCGHGLNIIELQNTDSVEEEKF
- a CDS encoding HFL182Cp (Syntenic homolog of Eremothecium cymbalariae Ecym_4528; no homolog in Ashbya gossypii; no homolog in Saccharomyces cerevisiae), with the translated sequence MSLRIKQNDLNSKREVLQDTRAAKGLTCEYEKNISDDDINNIINELRRLFDVNKSVKEDIQLVDEQVRQTQLELESLVARSSNNNRHLQDLLLSTNDVRKLQGVMEGLTKQQETLRLTAVQEQERLSQLLDGKLSRLVETLREDIMQDDQRSSKLQEKYYESEKALALAQQELKAYKKLHGDLDELNDAVYKKKMEYAELQNAHDSTQDLLRGRTLELEELEERYRVLETQINDTLLLRYKCLQDAVVTCSENATIPDTSGQPISRITRVTSMLRSKYGSADVNRRVVSLSSVPTITSSGKPYLLTPISAAATNNSDSENTTFD